The following proteins are encoded in a genomic region of Gimesia algae:
- a CDS encoding NTP transferase domain-containing protein yields MSRPAAVILAAGKSTRMKSELPKVLHPVLGRPMIEYVLDAARAANCEKLVVIVGHKADEVKAALAHHSDIQFALQSEQKGTGHAVMMSAENLADHDGPVLVLAGDTPLLKGSSLSRLLGLQKENQAACVVGTAITEANHGLGRIVRDAAGQFLRIVEQKDATPEEAAIEEINTGCFAFDGRQLFSALQRLKPDNSQAEYYLTDCAEILLKAVQTVKAFPVFDIQEAMGVNTQEQLAEVAEILQSESVE; encoded by the coding sequence TTGAGTCGTCCTGCCGCTGTGATTCTTGCCGCCGGTAAAAGTACCCGGATGAAATCGGAGCTTCCCAAGGTTCTGCATCCGGTTCTGGGCCGTCCCATGATCGAATACGTTCTGGATGCTGCTCGTGCTGCGAACTGTGAAAAACTGGTCGTGATCGTCGGGCACAAGGCTGATGAAGTCAAAGCGGCCCTCGCCCATCACAGTGATATCCAATTTGCCCTGCAGTCGGAACAAAAGGGGACCGGCCATGCAGTCATGATGAGTGCCGAAAACCTGGCGGACCATGATGGTCCCGTGCTGGTTTTAGCCGGTGATACTCCTCTGTTGAAAGGCAGTTCACTCTCGAGACTGCTCGGACTGCAGAAAGAAAATCAGGCGGCTTGTGTCGTCGGGACGGCGATTACCGAAGCCAACCATGGTTTAGGACGGATCGTGCGTGACGCAGCAGGACAGTTCCTGCGAATTGTGGAACAAAAAGATGCCACACCCGAAGAAGCAGCAATTGAAGAGATTAACACAGGCTGCTTCGCGTTTGACGGACGTCAGCTATTTAGCGCGTTACAACGGCTGAAGCCCGATAACAGCCAGGCCGAATACTATCTGACCGATTGTGCTGAGATCCTGCTGAAAGCAGTCCAGACGGTCAAGGCATTTCCCGTCTTTGATATTCAGGAAGCAATGGGTGTCAATACACAGGAGCAACTCGCCGAAGTGGCTGAGATTCTGCAAAGTGAGTCTGTGGAATAA
- the argS gene encoding arginine--tRNA ligase translates to MNILAELRSRFEPVLSEWTDDPSSVIEMLKASQDAKFGDYQANFAMPLAARIPDLKPRDLATQIVEKVDLSDFCEPLEVAGPGFINIRLKQDWLNTQTQNLVRDERLGVIPAESPQKVVVDFSAPNVAKPMHVGHLRSTVIGDANYRVLKFLGHDVVGDNHIGDWGTQFGMIIFGYKHFLNEAAFAEAPVTELARLYRLVNQLSDYHATQTKIPRQQAEIEQLAEKLKTRESSADLTNKKVQKEIKKLKSDLGERKSELQEMQEKQALLEQNEDLHSKAVSFPDIARQAREETARLHAGDADNLALWKQFLPQCLDAIQTVYDRLDIHFDMSLGESYYNPMLADVVSDLKARGLAEESQGAICVFIEGFKSPFMIQKQDGAFTYATTDLATIKYRVEELKADRVLYVVDSRQSEHFQLLFATVKEWGYSNLELQHVSFGSVLGENKRPLKTRAGDNVGLESLLDESIQRAYAIIAENDDVKPEGPELSEDKRQEIAKIIGLGGIKYADLKHNRDSDYMFDWDKMLSYHGDTATYMQYAYARVCGIFRKGQIDRIALRDQQVSLNLVDASERALALQINRYSEILESVAIEARPNYLTNYLFELAKIFSTFFNDCPVLKAETEQVKTSRLLLCDLTARTVEHGLSLLGIKTCERM, encoded by the coding sequence ATGAATATTCTCGCAGAACTCAGAAGTCGATTTGAACCCGTATTAAGCGAATGGACGGATGACCCGTCTTCGGTCATTGAAATGCTGAAAGCATCGCAGGATGCGAAGTTTGGTGACTACCAGGCAAATTTCGCCATGCCCCTGGCAGCCAGAATACCCGATCTAAAACCACGAGATCTGGCAACGCAGATCGTGGAAAAAGTCGATCTGTCAGATTTCTGTGAACCCCTGGAAGTAGCGGGTCCCGGCTTTATCAACATCAGACTCAAACAGGACTGGCTGAATACCCAGACCCAAAACCTGGTGAGAGATGAACGGCTGGGAGTCATACCTGCGGAATCGCCTCAAAAGGTGGTCGTCGACTTTTCCGCCCCGAATGTCGCCAAGCCAATGCATGTGGGACATTTACGAAGTACCGTGATTGGGGACGCCAATTACCGGGTTCTGAAATTTCTGGGACACGATGTCGTGGGGGACAATCATATCGGCGACTGGGGCACCCAGTTCGGCATGATCATTTTCGGGTACAAACACTTTCTGAACGAAGCCGCTTTCGCGGAAGCCCCGGTCACTGAACTGGCGCGGCTGTATCGACTGGTCAATCAGCTCTCCGATTACCATGCCACCCAGACCAAAATACCTCGACAGCAGGCTGAGATTGAACAGCTCGCAGAGAAGCTGAAAACACGGGAGAGCTCTGCTGATCTCACCAATAAAAAAGTCCAGAAAGAAATCAAGAAGCTGAAATCCGATCTCGGAGAACGAAAGTCTGAACTACAGGAAATGCAGGAGAAACAGGCTTTACTGGAGCAAAATGAAGACCTGCACAGCAAAGCGGTCTCGTTTCCGGACATCGCCAGACAGGCTCGAGAAGAGACAGCACGACTGCATGCCGGAGACGCCGACAACCTGGCACTTTGGAAACAGTTTCTGCCCCAATGCCTGGATGCCATCCAGACTGTCTATGACCGGCTGGACATTCACTTTGACATGTCACTGGGCGAGAGCTACTACAACCCCATGCTGGCTGATGTGGTATCTGACCTCAAAGCGCGGGGCCTGGCTGAGGAAAGCCAGGGCGCGATCTGTGTTTTTATTGAGGGCTTTAAATCCCCGTTCATGATTCAGAAACAGGATGGTGCTTTTACTTACGCCACGACTGATCTGGCGACGATTAAATATCGGGTCGAAGAGCTGAAAGCAGACCGTGTGCTCTACGTTGTCGACTCGCGACAGAGCGAGCACTTCCAGTTGCTGTTTGCCACTGTCAAAGAATGGGGGTACTCTAACCTGGAATTGCAGCACGTCAGTTTCGGTTCTGTACTAGGCGAGAATAAACGCCCCCTGAAGACCCGCGCAGGAGATAATGTCGGTCTGGAAAGCCTGTTGGATGAATCCATCCAACGAGCATATGCCATCATTGCAGAAAATGACGACGTCAAACCCGAAGGCCCGGAACTGAGTGAAGACAAACGCCAGGAGATTGCGAAAATCATCGGACTGGGAGGCATCAAATACGCCGACCTGAAACATAACCGGGACAGCGACTACATGTTCGACTGGGATAAAATGCTGTCATATCACGGTGATACTGCAACCTATATGCAGTACGCCTATGCTCGTGTTTGTGGCATTTTCCGCAAAGGCCAGATCGACCGAATCGCATTGCGAGACCAGCAGGTTTCACTGAACCTGGTTGACGCGAGTGAGCGGGCACTGGCCTTACAGATCAACCGCTACTCAGAAATACTGGAGAGTGTCGCAATTGAAGCACGACCAAACTACCTGACCAACTATTTATTTGAACTTGCCAAGATATTCAGTACATTTTTCAATGACTGTCCTGTTCTCAAAGCAGAAACGGAACAAGTCAAAACCAGCCGACTTCTGCTCTGTGACTTAACAGCCCGTACTGTGGAACATGGCCTGTCCCTGCTGGGAATCAAAACCTGCGAACGGATGTAA
- a CDS encoding SDR family oxidoreductase: MRKLIIGCGYVGLAVAREWVKQGHQVSALTRSENNAEKFIAAGIQPVLGDITQPESLERLPEADTVLYAVGFDRTADKSRREIYVTGLDSVLKVLKQRSQKVIYLSSTSVYGQTAGEWVDETSICEPERENGQICLEAEQLFDQHGFLSTAATQTKTATAVILRLAGIYGPGRLLARMEQINAGEPLAGRPDAWLNLIHLTDIIQTILRCDKNVHLDDRYLVCDCRPITRQEYYETLARLLKAPEPRFASAVPGENSSKSTRFNSTERASGLNKRCDNRRLREELGISLTFPTIAEGLPDAIENG; the protein is encoded by the coding sequence ATGCGGAAACTGATTATTGGCTGTGGGTATGTCGGGTTGGCTGTTGCCCGCGAATGGGTGAAGCAGGGACACCAGGTCTCTGCGTTGACTCGCTCGGAAAACAATGCAGAAAAATTTATCGCAGCAGGCATCCAGCCGGTACTCGGCGATATCACTCAACCAGAATCACTGGAGAGACTGCCGGAAGCGGATACCGTGCTCTACGCCGTCGGCTTCGATCGTACCGCGGACAAGTCTCGGCGGGAGATTTACGTGACGGGGCTGGATTCTGTTTTGAAAGTCCTTAAACAACGAAGTCAAAAAGTAATTTATCTTTCCAGCACGAGCGTTTACGGACAGACCGCCGGGGAGTGGGTCGATGAAACATCGATCTGTGAGCCGGAACGGGAAAATGGTCAGATTTGTCTGGAAGCCGAACAGTTATTCGATCAGCACGGCTTCCTGTCAACTGCGGCGACACAAACAAAAACGGCGACGGCCGTCATACTCAGGCTGGCAGGCATTTATGGACCAGGCAGGTTGCTGGCCCGGATGGAACAGATCAACGCAGGAGAACCTTTGGCGGGGCGTCCCGATGCCTGGTTAAATTTGATTCATCTGACGGATATAATCCAGACAATCCTCAGGTGCGATAAGAATGTCCACCTGGATGACCGCTATCTGGTGTGCGACTGTCGCCCGATCACCAGGCAGGAATATTACGAAACACTGGCGCGACTATTGAAGGCGCCTGAGCCACGGTTTGCCTCCGCTGTACCGGGGGAAAATAGCAGTAAATCAACTCGCTTCAACAGTACCGAACGTGCATCAGGACTAAATAAACGCTGTGATAATAGAAGGTTACGAGAGGAACTTGGGATTTCATTGACTTTTCCAACCATCGCAGAAGGTCTACCGGATGCCATTGAAAACGGCTGA
- the aroA gene encoding 3-phosphoshikimate 1-carboxyvinyltransferase — protein MPKKYEVTPVSGPIQGTVKPPGSKSITNRALIVAALAEGTTHLTGVLDSQDTQVMIESLNRLGIRVDHDRETCSIKVAGCGGKIPRHEASLWLENSGTSIRFLTALCAVGEGEFVLDGNTRMRQRPIQDLVNSLKQLGVDADCAEETGCPPVCVKAHGLPGGETSIAGNVSSQYLSALLMVAPAAQSSITITIQGEMVSKPYLDITLGVMAQFGVTIDRVQESVWKIQPQTYQRPVAYDIEPDASAASYFFAAAAITGGRVTVDGLNQDALQGDINFIRVLEDMGCEIKRERNSITVQGKPLHGIDVDMNDISDTAQTLAAVALFAEGTTTIRNVAHIRHKETDRLYAIATEIKRMGIQVEETEDSVTIHPGPIQPATIETYDDHRMAMSFALVGLKVPGMVIADPDCTIKTYPEFFTDLERLCGQSS, from the coding sequence ATGCCCAAAAAATACGAAGTCACTCCTGTTTCAGGTCCTATTCAAGGTACTGTCAAACCACCCGGCTCCAAAAGCATTACCAATCGCGCATTGATTGTTGCTGCACTTGCAGAAGGCACGACTCATCTTACAGGAGTCCTGGACAGTCAGGATACGCAAGTGATGATCGAGAGTCTGAACCGCCTGGGAATTAGAGTCGATCACGATCGAGAGACTTGTTCCATCAAAGTGGCAGGCTGTGGAGGAAAGATTCCCAGGCACGAAGCATCGCTCTGGCTGGAAAACAGTGGAACCAGTATTCGTTTTTTAACTGCTTTGTGTGCTGTCGGTGAAGGCGAGTTTGTACTGGATGGAAACACACGCATGCGGCAACGTCCGATTCAGGATCTGGTGAACTCTCTCAAACAGCTGGGGGTCGATGCTGACTGTGCAGAGGAAACGGGGTGTCCACCAGTTTGCGTGAAGGCGCATGGACTGCCGGGCGGAGAAACTTCCATCGCTGGCAACGTTTCCAGTCAATATCTGAGCGCGTTGCTGATGGTCGCTCCTGCTGCACAAAGCTCCATCACAATCACCATTCAGGGGGAGATGGTTTCAAAACCCTATCTGGATATCACACTGGGTGTCATGGCTCAATTTGGCGTGACCATTGATCGAGTTCAAGAGTCAGTCTGGAAGATTCAACCACAAACGTATCAACGTCCAGTGGCCTATGACATTGAACCCGACGCTTCTGCCGCCAGTTATTTTTTCGCAGCAGCCGCGATAACCGGTGGCCGCGTTACGGTCGACGGTTTGAATCAGGATGCTTTGCAGGGGGACATCAATTTCATTCGGGTTCTCGAAGATATGGGTTGTGAAATCAAACGGGAACGCAACAGTATCACCGTACAGGGAAAACCGCTGCACGGAATCGATGTCGACATGAACGATATCAGTGATACTGCACAGACACTGGCTGCAGTGGCTTTATTTGCAGAGGGAACCACTACGATTCGCAATGTGGCACATATCCGGCATAAAGAAACCGATCGGCTGTATGCCATCGCCACTGAAATCAAACGCATGGGGATTCAGGTGGAAGAAACTGAGGATTCGGTCACGATTCATCCCGGTCCGATTCAACCCGCGACCATTGAAACTTATGATGATCATCGGATGGCGATGAGCTTTGCTCTCGTCGGTTTGAAAGTTCCCGGGATGGTGATTGCTGATCCGGATTGTACGATCAAGACCTATCCCGAGTTCTTTACTGACCTTGAGCGCTTGTGTGGTCAGTCGTCGTGA
- the rsmB gene encoding 16S rRNA (cytosine(967)-C(5))-methyltransferase RsmB: MKKKNVWQQNAAATEADELPIPQYFRSARELAFFLVEEYRRSDQFISDSMQQWERRIDLSSADWRLAMEISIGVVRRQLTLDTIIESQLTRPREKVEAPLWTLLQIGVYQLVMLDQIPDHAAVSETVELAGKLHRVRWKKMVNAILRSITRLMTTDIATEPQSNAIPLSTDRFRCFSIGLFPSPIADAASYLSKAFSFPLPVITDWLDRFGMQQTMQMAQWFNQRNKLYLRNNALQTTRDELLEELQTEGIQVSPGDEPQSIRLEEPVAIENLVGFAAGKFTIQDQSAMAAGNLLNPQPEETVWDMCAAPGTKTTHLAELMYNRGTLIATDVSAHRLEKIEQNASRLGLTCIETHLANQPHAALSEKPFDAILVDAPCSNSGVLGKRPEARWRLDEVSIKELNQIQRDLLEQALQRLKPSGRLVYSTCSFDPRENEELLQEVLQNYSSRNLVQANRHIPGSPCDGGYQALIQ; encoded by the coding sequence GTGAAAAAGAAAAATGTCTGGCAGCAGAACGCAGCAGCCACAGAAGCTGATGAATTACCGATCCCGCAGTATTTTCGTTCAGCGCGGGAACTGGCATTTTTTCTGGTGGAAGAATATCGCCGCAGTGATCAGTTTATTTCTGATTCCATGCAGCAGTGGGAACGACGCATCGACCTGTCTTCAGCGGACTGGCGTCTGGCCATGGAGATTAGTATCGGCGTGGTTCGCCGGCAGCTGACACTGGATACCATTATTGAAAGTCAGCTAACTCGTCCACGTGAAAAAGTCGAAGCGCCACTCTGGACTCTGCTGCAGATTGGCGTGTACCAGCTGGTGATGCTGGACCAGATTCCTGATCACGCTGCCGTATCCGAAACTGTAGAGCTGGCGGGCAAACTGCATCGCGTGCGCTGGAAAAAAATGGTGAATGCCATTCTGCGATCAATTACACGTTTGATGACAACAGACATCGCGACTGAACCGCAGTCCAATGCGATCCCGCTTAGTACAGACCGCTTCCGCTGTTTTTCGATCGGCCTGTTTCCGAGTCCCATCGCCGATGCAGCCAGTTACCTTTCAAAAGCCTTCAGTTTCCCGTTACCGGTCATCACAGACTGGCTGGATCGTTTTGGTATGCAGCAGACCATGCAGATGGCGCAGTGGTTCAATCAACGCAATAAACTTTATCTGCGTAACAATGCCTTACAGACCACGCGTGATGAACTACTGGAAGAACTGCAGACAGAGGGAATTCAAGTCAGTCCGGGAGACGAGCCGCAGTCAATCCGACTGGAGGAACCGGTCGCGATAGAAAATCTCGTGGGATTTGCTGCTGGAAAATTTACGATTCAGGACCAGTCAGCCATGGCTGCGGGAAATCTGCTGAATCCACAACCGGAAGAAACCGTCTGGGACATGTGTGCGGCTCCCGGGACGAAAACGACTCATCTGGCCGAATTGATGTATAACCGGGGAACGCTCATCGCCACCGATGTCTCCGCGCATCGGCTTGAGAAAATTGAACAGAATGCCTCCCGACTGGGGCTGACCTGCATCGAGACACACCTGGCGAATCAACCCCATGCAGCATTGTCAGAGAAACCTTTTGATGCGATTCTGGTCGATGCACCCTGTTCGAATTCCGGAGTATTGGGAAAACGACCTGAAGCCCGCTGGCGCCTGGATGAAGTTTCAATAAAGGAACTGAACCAGATTCAGCGCGATCTGTTAGAGCAGGCGTTACAGCGTTTGAAGCCATCAGGCAGGCTCGTTTATTCAACCTGTTCATTCGATCCACGGGAAAACGAAGAACTGCTTCAGGAAGTGCTGCAGAACTATTCCAGCCGTAATCTGGTCCAGGCAAATCGACATATACCCGGCAGTCCTTGTGATGGCGGATATCAGGCATTGATTCAGTAA
- a CDS encoding DNA-directed RNA polymerase subunit alpha C-terminal domain-containing protein, with the protein MSVDELIDVKNVLQSSESVGYSDIERLSHIVCSDQVSELNNEVQALIRSISEGQASAGLSARAGIALHLLGKHKEAVTQLEKVQDNATACFYQAVSLIALKRYTEADQKLETASKLGYDSIECSLRRAETLRLVGKLDDAESVLGTISKDAAGRAEYSFQMGCIRSDRGDLYGAIEYFERAVDMDPRHSRAIFRLAGENASRGNDEDAIRLYEQSLSSPPFYLGAILNLGLLYEDMENYPAAAFCFRRILEADPSNEMAAMYLKDIEAADNMYYDEETARNEARMKQLLDRPVTDFELSVRSRNCLHAMDIHTLGDLTRVSENDLLAGKNFGQTSLDEIREMLSSFGLHIGQNLHESLGTDGGYAALPPELADNPATEKPISDLGLSVRSRKCMSRLGIGTIGELLRRSPDELLASRNFGVTSLNEIREKLTEMNLKLRND; encoded by the coding sequence GTGAGTGTCGACGAATTAATTGACGTAAAAAATGTGTTGCAAAGCTCTGAAAGTGTAGGCTACTCAGACATCGAGCGATTGTCACATATTGTCTGCTCTGACCAGGTTTCAGAGTTGAACAACGAAGTGCAGGCGCTGATCCGAAGTATTTCAGAAGGCCAGGCATCCGCCGGACTGAGTGCCCGGGCTGGTATTGCACTGCATCTGCTGGGAAAACACAAAGAAGCTGTCACGCAGCTTGAAAAAGTGCAAGACAACGCGACCGCCTGTTTTTATCAGGCTGTTTCACTGATTGCTCTGAAACGATATACCGAAGCAGATCAGAAACTGGAAACAGCATCCAAGCTGGGCTATGACTCCATTGAATGTTCTCTGCGTCGCGCTGAAACGCTACGTCTGGTTGGAAAACTGGATGATGCAGAATCCGTTCTGGGAACGATTTCCAAGGATGCAGCCGGGCGTGCTGAATATTCTTTCCAGATGGGATGTATTCGCTCAGACCGAGGCGATCTATACGGCGCCATCGAGTACTTCGAACGTGCCGTTGATATGGATCCTCGCCATTCACGGGCGATTTTCCGTCTGGCCGGCGAAAACGCTTCTCGAGGAAACGATGAAGATGCAATTCGCCTGTATGAGCAGTCACTTTCCAGTCCTCCTTTCTATCTGGGGGCGATCCTGAATCTGGGACTGTTGTACGAGGATATGGAAAACTATCCGGCAGCAGCATTCTGTTTCCGCCGTATTCTGGAAGCAGATCCAAGCAACGAAATGGCAGCGATGTACCTCAAAGACATCGAAGCTGCAGATAACATGTATTACGATGAGGAGACAGCACGCAACGAAGCCCGTATGAAGCAACTGCTGGATCGCCCCGTAACCGACTTCGAGCTGTCTGTCCGCAGCCGCAACTGCCTGCACGCGATGGATATTCATACGCTGGGTGATCTGACACGGGTCAGCGAAAATGATTTGCTGGCCGGTAAGAACTTTGGTCAGACATCTCTCGATGAAATCCGCGAAATGCTTTCGTCATTTGGCCTGCATATCGGTCAGAACCTGCATGAATCTTTGGGAACCGATGGCGGCTATGCTGCTCTGCCTCCCGAACTGGCAGACAACCCTGCCACCGAGAAACCAATTTCCGATCTGGGACTTTCTGTGCGTTCCAGGAAATGTATGTCCCGCCTGGGTATCGGAACCATTGGCGAACTGCTGCGTCGCAGTCCGGATGAGTTACTGGCCAGCCGCAATTTCGGCGTGACCTCGCTTAACGAAATTCGGGAAAAACTGACTGAAATGAACCTCAAACTGCGAAACGATTAG
- a CDS encoding NAD(P)H-dependent glycerol-3-phosphate dehydrogenase, whose amino-acid sequence MNTKVAILGGGGMATACATLLSESSDIAVSMWVRKPEVAADMQNSRENKRLLPGVSLAESIRVTSDVDEAVADADYLVVAIPTEFLRQALTKLAPHLKNVSPVISVIKGIEQDTFFRPSEIIADVLGPRPVVALGGPSHAEEIARRLPASVVAASGDIQLAKQTQKLFSTDRFRVYTNVDIVGVELAGALKNVIAIAAGICDGGKYGDNAKSAIMTRGLVEMNRFGSAYGAEPSTFSGLAGVGDLITTCMSPFGRNRRLGERLGQGETREEIISSMDAVAEGVNTTRSVYDLAEAKGLDMPITTEIFRVLFEGKSPEAATQTLMTRPQREE is encoded by the coding sequence ATGAATACAAAAGTGGCAATCCTGGGTGGCGGTGGTATGGCAACCGCCTGCGCGACACTACTCAGCGAATCATCCGATATTGCAGTTTCCATGTGGGTCCGCAAACCTGAAGTAGCAGCGGATATGCAGAACAGCCGGGAAAATAAACGGCTACTGCCTGGAGTCTCTCTGGCAGAATCAATCCGGGTAACTTCTGACGTTGACGAAGCAGTCGCTGATGCAGATTATCTGGTTGTGGCGATCCCAACCGAATTCCTGAGGCAGGCCTTAACAAAACTCGCCCCTCATTTAAAAAACGTCTCACCGGTCATCAGTGTGATTAAAGGGATTGAACAGGATACTTTTTTTCGCCCCAGTGAAATCATCGCCGACGTGCTCGGCCCCCGCCCTGTCGTGGCGCTGGGGGGACCCAGCCATGCGGAAGAAATCGCCCGCCGTCTGCCGGCCAGTGTGGTCGCCGCCAGTGGTGATATCCAACTGGCCAAGCAGACACAGAAGCTGTTCAGCACAGACCGGTTTCGCGTCTATACGAACGTGGATATTGTCGGTGTCGAACTGGCAGGCGCTTTGAAAAATGTGATTGCGATTGCTGCAGGGATCTGTGACGGTGGCAAATACGGTGACAATGCCAAATCAGCGATCATGACACGAGGCCTGGTGGAGATGAACCGTTTCGGTTCTGCCTATGGTGCAGAGCCATCCACGTTTTCCGGGTTGGCCGGTGTGGGAGACCTGATCACAACCTGCATGAGCCCGTTCGGACGTAACCGCCGCCTGGGAGAGCGCCTGGGACAGGGAGAAACACGCGAAGAAATCATTTCCAGCATGGATGCCGTCGCGGAAGGTGTCAACACGACACGCAGCGTGTACGATCTCGCGGAAGCAAAAGGCCTGGATATGCCCATCACTACGGAGATTTTCCGCGTGCTGTTTGAAGGTAAGTCCCCGGAAGCGGCGACGCAGACACTGATGACTCGCCCCCAGCGAGAAGAGTAA
- a CDS encoding ribose-phosphate diphosphokinase: MYDHLTLLSGRAHPQLAGEIAEYLGIRLASVELSNFPDGEISLKLNQNVRGRDVFIVQPTSPPVNDNLMELLILMDACRRASAERITAVIPYFGYARQDRKDSGRVPITSKLVANLINEAGADRVLAMDLHAAQIQGFFDTPVDHLYAAPILDRYFRSLNIPDKDLVVVSPDEGSIKRTLQHNNNIGGTLAIVDKRRKNAIETQQANIIGGPIEGKVALLFDDMISTGGSIVGAVNVVKEHGAKEIYVGASHAVFCGPAIKLLSEAPIKEIVVTNSLPIPDQDKLSNLRTISIAPLLGEAIRRIHRNESVSHLFD, encoded by the coding sequence ATGTATGATCATCTGACTCTTCTCAGTGGACGAGCTCATCCTCAGCTGGCCGGAGAAATCGCAGAATATCTGGGAATTCGTCTTGCTTCCGTCGAATTATCAAATTTTCCAGATGGCGAAATCAGTCTGAAGCTCAACCAGAATGTTCGTGGCCGCGATGTGTTTATCGTACAGCCAACCTCGCCTCCCGTGAATGACAATCTGATGGAACTGCTGATTCTGATGGACGCCTGTCGGCGTGCCAGTGCAGAACGAATTACAGCGGTCATTCCCTACTTCGGATATGCCCGGCAGGATCGGAAAGACTCAGGTCGTGTGCCGATCACATCCAAGCTGGTTGCCAATCTGATCAATGAAGCAGGCGCTGATCGTGTCCTGGCCATGGATCTGCATGCAGCACAGATTCAGGGGTTTTTCGATACTCCGGTCGACCATTTGTATGCCGCACCAATTCTGGATCGCTACTTCCGATCACTGAATATCCCTGACAAAGATCTCGTGGTTGTCAGTCCGGATGAGGGGAGCATCAAACGAACTCTGCAGCATAACAATAATATTGGCGGCACCCTGGCGATTGTTGATAAACGCCGCAAAAATGCGATCGAAACACAGCAGGCGAATATAATTGGCGGGCCGATTGAAGGCAAAGTAGCACTCCTGTTTGATGACATGATCTCAACAGGCGGCTCCATTGTGGGCGCAGTGAATGTGGTGAAAGAGCATGGTGCCAAAGAAATCTATGTAGGTGCCTCGCATGCAGTCTTTTGCGGACCTGCTATCAAGCTGCTGAGCGAAGCCCCGATCAAAGAAATTGTGGTCACTAACAGCCTGCCAATCCCCGATCAGGACAAACTTTCCAATTTGAGAACGATCTCCATCGCGCCACTGCTGGGTGAAGCCATTCGCCGTATTCATCGAAACGAATCGGTCAGCCATCTGTTCGATTGA